A region of the Bacteroidota bacterium genome:
CACAAATGTTGAACCTGATGTTGTGTTGGATGAAGATGATGAAGACTTTTTTTTGGACTTTAATGGTGACTTGGATAGTGATGTACATTTTTTAAATGTATCTAATTATTTTGAAGGTTATTGGACTTCCGGAAGCATTAATTACGTTTTTCCTACGGCGGAACAACGAATTAAAATTATGGCAATAGGAAATAGTATTGCAGGCAGCTTGGTAACTTATAGCACCTATTCTTCAGGAACAATACATAGAATATTTCCTTATGCTCTTGAAGAAGACCTAATTGATAACGAATTGCAATTCCAAAATGCTTATAACCAATCCCTAAATTTCAGAAATGTTTATTATATTTTTGGAACGTATAGCAGTTACGGTGGAAACTGGTTTCCAGAATCAATAGACCATTATTTAGGCATTCGATTTAAAGATGCTGATGAAATTAAATATTACGGCTGGATTCGCTGCGATGTCAAGGATGACGGGCGTACCTTAGTAATTAAAGACTATGCATATGAAACTGAGCCCGATTATCCAATAATAGTGGGTGATACTACGCATTATGTTAACATCAATACCGGTGAAAATCAAATCGACGCCACTGCGTATAGTTTTGGTAAGGATATTTATGTCATTTCAAAAACATTTCAAAGTATTGAAATCAAAGTTTATGATTTAACTGGTAAGGAAATTAATAATAGCCTGATGCAAAATAAAATGGAAATAATCGACATGTCTAAATGCGCTCCAGGAGTTTATTTAGTAAAATTAATTCAAGATAGTAGAACGTTTGAAAAAAAGGTGATTATTGGGTAAATCATTTGGGCAATTGGTTAAACTTAATTCCGGAAATCGAATTATATTTCAATGAGTTAGGTTAAAGACATTATTGTAATTTA
Encoded here:
- a CDS encoding T9SS type A sorting domain-containing protein — protein: MAKTNKHILFGNRLLQYSALSGAFILGKPDLIFSEVVYTNVEPDVVLDEDDEDFFLDFNGDLDSDVHFLNVSNYFEGYWTSGSINYVFPTAEQRIKIMAIGNSIAGSLVTYSTYSSGTIHRIFPYALEEDLIDNELQFQNAYNQSLNFRNVYYIFGTYSSYGGNWFPESIDHYLGIRFKDADEIKYYGWIRCDVKDDGRTLVIKDYAYETEPDYPIIVGDTTHYVNINTGENQIDATAYSFGKDIYVISKTFQSIEIKVYDLTGKEINNSLMQNKMEIIDMSKCAPGVYLVKLIQDSRTFEKKVIIG